In Lates calcarifer isolate ASB-BC8 linkage group LG15, TLL_Latcal_v3, whole genome shotgun sequence, one genomic interval encodes:
- the bnipl gene encoding bcl-2/adenovirus E1B 19 kDa-interacting protein 2-like protein isoform X5 encodes MELREEWQDDGFPRPLPEDCGSPEEAESPSAAPPTSLALSGTVGGGAKKRLVAPSLSLTLSRRDSHDPSNDGFSAAALSATPDDTPSLDINLEALETPSDSETGTLPDSSHELEWDDDLPRMGRGGAVGVARSPVEPTEGLMGLDQVDSKGRRWRRFCISGHEYHVNMSVLEPYLQVLSHGGYYGDGMNAIILFTSCYLPENTVEDYDYVMDNLFRYIVGTLDLMVSENYLLVYLCAMAPRNKLPAIKWLHQCYTSIDRRLKKDLKGLLVVHPAWYIRALITVVKPFISDKFSRKIRFVQSLQQLSELIPTDRLQIPDAIRQFDEKLNR; translated from the exons ATGGAGCTGAGGGAGGAGTGGCAGGACGACGGCTTCCCCAg ACCTCTCCCAGAGGATTGTGGGAGtccagaggaggcagagagtcCGTCAGCAG CCCCACCAACCAGCCTCGCCCTCTCAGGTACGGTCGGGGGCGGGGCTAAGAAGCGCCTAGTGGCCCCGTCTCTCAGCCTCACTCTGAGCCGCAGAGACTCTCACGACCCGAGCAACGACGGCTTCTCTGCCGCCGCTCTGTCGGCGACGCCGGACGACACGCCGTCACTGGACATCAACCTGGAGGCTCTGGAGACGCCGTCGGACAGCGAGACGGGAACGCTGCCGGACAGCAGCCACGAGCTGGAGTGGGACG ACGACCTCCCCCGGATGGGGAGGGGCGGGGCGGTGGGCGTGGCCAGGAGCCCGGTGGAGCCAACAGAGGGGCTGATGGGTCTGGACCAGGTGGACAGTAAGGGACGCCGCTGGAGGAGGTTCTGCATCTCCGGACATGAGTACCACGTCAACATGAGCGTCCTGGAGCCATACCTGCAGGTCCTGTCCCacggag GTTACTATGGAGATGGGATGAATGCCATCATCCTGTTCACTTCCTGTTACCTGCCGGAGAACACGGTGGAGGACTATGATTACGTCATGGACAACCTGTTCAG GTACATCGTGGGGACGTTGGACCTGATGGTCTCAGAGAACTACCTGCTGGTCTACCTGTGTGCCATGGCTCCCAGAAACAAGCTGCCCGCCATCAAATGGCTGCACCAGTGCTACACCTCCATCGACAGGAG GTTGAAGAAGGACCTGAAGGGGCTGCTGGTCGTCCATCCTGCCTGGTACATCAGAGCCCTGATCACCGTGGTCAAACCCTTCATCAG tgacaaGTTCAGCAGGAAGATCCGGTTTGTTCAGAGTCTGCAGCAGCTTTCTGAGCTCATCCCCACAGACAGACTACAGATCCCAGACGCCATACGCCA GTTCGATGAGAAGCTGAACAGATGA
- the prune gene encoding exopolyphosphatase PRUNE1 isoform X3, whose translation MLSWGTRPVMWTPWSLLWPSPTSCLRLCGVLSLSLSLSQTVHSEMLALPLLNIHQSDLLLRSDNLFLLRQTGLSPDLLLFRDQLDLRALHRAGRLQLTLVDHNVLPSSDSDLEGAVVEVIDHHLLEREPSPSCPVTVETVGSCATLVTERIVQKAPQILDQQLAQLLYAAVVLDCVNMAPAAGKVTPKDSQYAAMLETRFPALPPRGALFQALQNAKFDVSGLNTQQMLLKDMKAVSGSLNVAVSVLYITLEEFLQRAELEAELSGFCQKFGFDLLLLMTISFTESKEPIRELAVFSHSATCREQVSQYLEQARNPALNLCPISSPHPHIIAYQQGNTLASRKKLLPIIKDFLKEQDGDGCQGDAEEEESQVPPTPMNSLVEGCPLDDGLPHISAQDLEEKVSKMAARGGN comes from the exons ATGTTGTCATGGGGAACGAGGCCTGTGATGTGGACTCCATGGTCTCTGCTCTGGCCTTCGCCTACTTCCTGTCTAAG GTTATGTggcgtcctctctctctctctctctctctctcagactgtgCACAGTGAGATGCTCGCTCTCCCTCTGTTGAACATCCATCAGTCAGACCTGCTGCTGCGCTCAGACAACCTGTTCCTGCTGCGACAGACCGGTTTGTCTCCAGACCTGCTCCTGTTCAGGGACCAGCTGGACCTGAGAGCCCTGCACAGAGCCGGCCGCCTGCAGCTGACACTGGTCGACCACAACGTCCTGCCCAG TTCAGACAGTGACCTGGAGGGGGCAGTGGTGGAGGTGATCGACCATCACCTGTTGGAGAGAGAGCCCTCCCCCTCCTGTCCTGTTACTGTGGAGACGGTGGGATCCTGTGCTACCTTGGTGACGGAGCGCATCGTCCAGAAAGCTCCACAGATCCTGGACCAGCAGCTCGCTCAGCTGCTCTACg cggCGGTGGTGTTGGACTGTGTGAACATGGCTCCTGCTGCAGGGAAAGTGACACCCAAAGACAGTCAGTACGCCGCCATGTTGGAGACGCGTTTCCCCGCTCTGCCACCGAGGGGCGCTCTGTTCCAGGCGCTGCAGAACGCCAAGTTTGATGTCTCAG GTCTGAACACTCAACAGATGCTGTTGAAGGACATGAAAGCTGTTTCAGGAAGTCTGAACGTCGCTGTCTCTGTTCTCTACATCACACTGGAG gagtTCCTGCAGAGGGCGGAGCTGGAGGCGGAGCTCTCAGGTTTCTGTCAGAAGTTTGGATTtgatttgctgctgctgatgaccATCTCCTTCACTGAGAGCAaagagccaatcagagagctcgCTGTGTTCAGCCACAGCGCCACCTGCAGGGAGCAG GTGAGCCAGTACCTGGAACAGGCCCGTAACCCCGCCCTCAACCTCTGTCCAATCAGCAGCCCCCATCCTCACATCATAGCCTATCAGCAAG GAAACACGTTGGCGTCTCGTAAGAAGCTCCTCCCCATCATTAAGGATTTCCTGAAGGAGCAGGACGGAGACGGTTGCCAGGGAGatgcggaggaggaggagtctcAGGTCCCTCCCACCCCCATGAACAGTCTGGTGGAGGGCTGTCCTCTGGACGACGGTCTGCCGCACATCAGCGCTCAGGACCTGGAGGAGAAGGTCAGCAAGATGGCCGCCAGAGGAGGgaactga
- the bnipl gene encoding bcl-2/adenovirus E1B 19 kDa-interacting protein 2-like protein isoform X2 yields the protein MSGHTDRAPVGASDPNIQDMELREEWQDDGFPRPLPEDCGSPEEAESPSAGEQGPAPPTSLALSGTVGGGAKKRLVAPSLSLTLSRRDSHDPSNDGFSAAALSATPDDTPSLDINLEALETPSDSETGTLPDSSHELEWDDDLPRMGRGGAVGVARSPVEPTEGLMGLDQVDSKGRRWRRFCISGHEYHVNMSVLEPYLQVLSHGGYYGDGMNAIILFTSCYLPENTVEDYDYVMDNLFRYIVGTLDLMVSENYLLVYLCAMAPRNKLPAIKWLHQCYTSIDRRLKKDLKGLLVVHPAWYIRALITVVKPFISDKFSRKIRFVQSLQQLSELIPTDRLQIPDAIRQFDEKLNR from the exons ATGAGCGGGCACACGGACAG GGCTCCTGTAGGAGCCTCGGACCCCAACATCCAGGACATGGAGCTGAGGGAGGAGTGGCAGGACGACGGCTTCCCCAg ACCTCTCCCAGAGGATTGTGGGAGtccagaggaggcagagagtcCGTCAGCAGGTGAGCAGGGACCAG CCCCACCAACCAGCCTCGCCCTCTCAGGTACGGTCGGGGGCGGGGCTAAGAAGCGCCTAGTGGCCCCGTCTCTCAGCCTCACTCTGAGCCGCAGAGACTCTCACGACCCGAGCAACGACGGCTTCTCTGCCGCCGCTCTGTCGGCGACGCCGGACGACACGCCGTCACTGGACATCAACCTGGAGGCTCTGGAGACGCCGTCGGACAGCGAGACGGGAACGCTGCCGGACAGCAGCCACGAGCTGGAGTGGGACG ACGACCTCCCCCGGATGGGGAGGGGCGGGGCGGTGGGCGTGGCCAGGAGCCCGGTGGAGCCAACAGAGGGGCTGATGGGTCTGGACCAGGTGGACAGTAAGGGACGCCGCTGGAGGAGGTTCTGCATCTCCGGACATGAGTACCACGTCAACATGAGCGTCCTGGAGCCATACCTGCAGGTCCTGTCCCacggag GTTACTATGGAGATGGGATGAATGCCATCATCCTGTTCACTTCCTGTTACCTGCCGGAGAACACGGTGGAGGACTATGATTACGTCATGGACAACCTGTTCAG GTACATCGTGGGGACGTTGGACCTGATGGTCTCAGAGAACTACCTGCTGGTCTACCTGTGTGCCATGGCTCCCAGAAACAAGCTGCCCGCCATCAAATGGCTGCACCAGTGCTACACCTCCATCGACAGGAG GTTGAAGAAGGACCTGAAGGGGCTGCTGGTCGTCCATCCTGCCTGGTACATCAGAGCCCTGATCACCGTGGTCAAACCCTTCATCAG tgacaaGTTCAGCAGGAAGATCCGGTTTGTTCAGAGTCTGCAGCAGCTTTCTGAGCTCATCCCCACAGACAGACTACAGATCCCAGACGCCATACGCCA GTTCGATGAGAAGCTGAACAGATGA
- the bnipl gene encoding bcl-2/adenovirus E1B 19 kDa-interacting protein 2-like protein isoform X4, which produces MELREEWQDDGFPRPLPEDCGSPEEAESPSAGEQGPGESAPPTSLALSGTVGGGAKKRLVAPSLSLTLSRRDSHDPSNDGFSAAALSATPDDTPSLDINLEALETPSDSETGTLPDSSHELEWDDDLPRMGRGGAVGVARSPVEPTEGLMGLDQVDSKGRRWRRFCISGHEYHVNMSVLEPYLQVLSHGGYYGDGMNAIILFTSCYLPENTVEDYDYVMDNLFRYIVGTLDLMVSENYLLVYLCAMAPRNKLPAIKWLHQCYTSIDRRLKKDLKGLLVVHPAWYIRALITVVKPFISDKFSRKIRFVQSLQQLSELIPTDRLQIPDAIRQFDEKLNR; this is translated from the exons ATGGAGCTGAGGGAGGAGTGGCAGGACGACGGCTTCCCCAg ACCTCTCCCAGAGGATTGTGGGAGtccagaggaggcagagagtcCGTCAGCAGGTGAGCAGGGACCAGGTGAGTCAG CCCCACCAACCAGCCTCGCCCTCTCAGGTACGGTCGGGGGCGGGGCTAAGAAGCGCCTAGTGGCCCCGTCTCTCAGCCTCACTCTGAGCCGCAGAGACTCTCACGACCCGAGCAACGACGGCTTCTCTGCCGCCGCTCTGTCGGCGACGCCGGACGACACGCCGTCACTGGACATCAACCTGGAGGCTCTGGAGACGCCGTCGGACAGCGAGACGGGAACGCTGCCGGACAGCAGCCACGAGCTGGAGTGGGACG ACGACCTCCCCCGGATGGGGAGGGGCGGGGCGGTGGGCGTGGCCAGGAGCCCGGTGGAGCCAACAGAGGGGCTGATGGGTCTGGACCAGGTGGACAGTAAGGGACGCCGCTGGAGGAGGTTCTGCATCTCCGGACATGAGTACCACGTCAACATGAGCGTCCTGGAGCCATACCTGCAGGTCCTGTCCCacggag GTTACTATGGAGATGGGATGAATGCCATCATCCTGTTCACTTCCTGTTACCTGCCGGAGAACACGGTGGAGGACTATGATTACGTCATGGACAACCTGTTCAG GTACATCGTGGGGACGTTGGACCTGATGGTCTCAGAGAACTACCTGCTGGTCTACCTGTGTGCCATGGCTCCCAGAAACAAGCTGCCCGCCATCAAATGGCTGCACCAGTGCTACACCTCCATCGACAGGAG GTTGAAGAAGGACCTGAAGGGGCTGCTGGTCGTCCATCCTGCCTGGTACATCAGAGCCCTGATCACCGTGGTCAAACCCTTCATCAG tgacaaGTTCAGCAGGAAGATCCGGTTTGTTCAGAGTCTGCAGCAGCTTTCTGAGCTCATCCCCACAGACAGACTACAGATCCCAGACGCCATACGCCA GTTCGATGAGAAGCTGAACAGATGA
- the bnipl gene encoding bcl-2/adenovirus E1B 19 kDa-interacting protein 2-like protein isoform X1: MSGHTDRAPVGASDPNIQDMELREEWQDDGFPRPLPEDCGSPEEAESPSAGEQGPGESAPPTSLALSGTVGGGAKKRLVAPSLSLTLSRRDSHDPSNDGFSAAALSATPDDTPSLDINLEALETPSDSETGTLPDSSHELEWDDDLPRMGRGGAVGVARSPVEPTEGLMGLDQVDSKGRRWRRFCISGHEYHVNMSVLEPYLQVLSHGGYYGDGMNAIILFTSCYLPENTVEDYDYVMDNLFRYIVGTLDLMVSENYLLVYLCAMAPRNKLPAIKWLHQCYTSIDRRLKKDLKGLLVVHPAWYIRALITVVKPFISDKFSRKIRFVQSLQQLSELIPTDRLQIPDAIRQFDEKLNR, translated from the exons ATGAGCGGGCACACGGACAG GGCTCCTGTAGGAGCCTCGGACCCCAACATCCAGGACATGGAGCTGAGGGAGGAGTGGCAGGACGACGGCTTCCCCAg ACCTCTCCCAGAGGATTGTGGGAGtccagaggaggcagagagtcCGTCAGCAGGTGAGCAGGGACCAGGTGAGTCAG CCCCACCAACCAGCCTCGCCCTCTCAGGTACGGTCGGGGGCGGGGCTAAGAAGCGCCTAGTGGCCCCGTCTCTCAGCCTCACTCTGAGCCGCAGAGACTCTCACGACCCGAGCAACGACGGCTTCTCTGCCGCCGCTCTGTCGGCGACGCCGGACGACACGCCGTCACTGGACATCAACCTGGAGGCTCTGGAGACGCCGTCGGACAGCGAGACGGGAACGCTGCCGGACAGCAGCCACGAGCTGGAGTGGGACG ACGACCTCCCCCGGATGGGGAGGGGCGGGGCGGTGGGCGTGGCCAGGAGCCCGGTGGAGCCAACAGAGGGGCTGATGGGTCTGGACCAGGTGGACAGTAAGGGACGCCGCTGGAGGAGGTTCTGCATCTCCGGACATGAGTACCACGTCAACATGAGCGTCCTGGAGCCATACCTGCAGGTCCTGTCCCacggag GTTACTATGGAGATGGGATGAATGCCATCATCCTGTTCACTTCCTGTTACCTGCCGGAGAACACGGTGGAGGACTATGATTACGTCATGGACAACCTGTTCAG GTACATCGTGGGGACGTTGGACCTGATGGTCTCAGAGAACTACCTGCTGGTCTACCTGTGTGCCATGGCTCCCAGAAACAAGCTGCCCGCCATCAAATGGCTGCACCAGTGCTACACCTCCATCGACAGGAG GTTGAAGAAGGACCTGAAGGGGCTGCTGGTCGTCCATCCTGCCTGGTACATCAGAGCCCTGATCACCGTGGTCAAACCCTTCATCAG tgacaaGTTCAGCAGGAAGATCCGGTTTGTTCAGAGTCTGCAGCAGCTTTCTGAGCTCATCCCCACAGACAGACTACAGATCCCAGACGCCATACGCCA GTTCGATGAGAAGCTGAACAGATGA
- the prune gene encoding exopolyphosphatase PRUNE1 isoform X2 — MEEFLSSCRRAVQVNSDQPGPQFHVVMGNEACDVDSMVSALAFAYFLSKTVHSEMLALPLLNIHQSDLLLRSDNLFLLRQTGLSPDLLLFRDQLDLRALHRAGRLQLTLVDHNVLPSSDSDLEGAVVEVIDHHLLEREPSPSCPVTVETVGSCATLVTERIVQKAPQILDQQLAQLLYAAVVLDCVNMAPAAGKVTPKDSQYAAMLETRFPALPPRGALFQALQNAKFDVSGLNTQQMLLKDMKAVSGSLNVAVSVLYITLEEFLQRAELEAELSGFCQKFGFDLLLLMTISFTESKEPIRELAVFSHSATCREQVSQYLEQARNPALNLCPISSPHPHIIAYQQGNTLASRKKLLPIIKDFLKEQDGDGCQGDAEEEESQVPPTPMNSLVEGCPLDDGLPHISAQDLEEKVSKMAARGGN; from the exons ATGGAGGAGTTTCTGTCGAGCTGCCGCCGAGCCgtgcag GTGAACTCAGACCAGCCTGGACCACAGTTCCATGTTGTCATGGGGAACGAGGCCTGTGATGTGGACTCCATGGTCTCTGCTCTGGCCTTCGCCTACTTCCTGTCTAAG actgtgCACAGTGAGATGCTCGCTCTCCCTCTGTTGAACATCCATCAGTCAGACCTGCTGCTGCGCTCAGACAACCTGTTCCTGCTGCGACAGACCGGTTTGTCTCCAGACCTGCTCCTGTTCAGGGACCAGCTGGACCTGAGAGCCCTGCACAGAGCCGGCCGCCTGCAGCTGACACTGGTCGACCACAACGTCCTGCCCAG TTCAGACAGTGACCTGGAGGGGGCAGTGGTGGAGGTGATCGACCATCACCTGTTGGAGAGAGAGCCCTCCCCCTCCTGTCCTGTTACTGTGGAGACGGTGGGATCCTGTGCTACCTTGGTGACGGAGCGCATCGTCCAGAAAGCTCCACAGATCCTGGACCAGCAGCTCGCTCAGCTGCTCTACg cggCGGTGGTGTTGGACTGTGTGAACATGGCTCCTGCTGCAGGGAAAGTGACACCCAAAGACAGTCAGTACGCCGCCATGTTGGAGACGCGTTTCCCCGCTCTGCCACCGAGGGGCGCTCTGTTCCAGGCGCTGCAGAACGCCAAGTTTGATGTCTCAG GTCTGAACACTCAACAGATGCTGTTGAAGGACATGAAAGCTGTTTCAGGAAGTCTGAACGTCGCTGTCTCTGTTCTCTACATCACACTGGAG gagtTCCTGCAGAGGGCGGAGCTGGAGGCGGAGCTCTCAGGTTTCTGTCAGAAGTTTGGATTtgatttgctgctgctgatgaccATCTCCTTCACTGAGAGCAaagagccaatcagagagctcgCTGTGTTCAGCCACAGCGCCACCTGCAGGGAGCAG GTGAGCCAGTACCTGGAACAGGCCCGTAACCCCGCCCTCAACCTCTGTCCAATCAGCAGCCCCCATCCTCACATCATAGCCTATCAGCAAG GAAACACGTTGGCGTCTCGTAAGAAGCTCCTCCCCATCATTAAGGATTTCCTGAAGGAGCAGGACGGAGACGGTTGCCAGGGAGatgcggaggaggaggagtctcAGGTCCCTCCCACCCCCATGAACAGTCTGGTGGAGGGCTGTCCTCTGGACGACGGTCTGCCGCACATCAGCGCTCAGGACCTGGAGGAGAAGGTCAGCAAGATGGCCGCCAGAGGAGGgaactga
- the bnipl gene encoding bcl-2/adenovirus E1B 19 kDa-interacting protein 2-like protein isoform X3 gives MSGHTDRAPVGASDPNIQDMELREEWQDDGFPRPLPEDCGSPEEAESPSAAPPTSLALSGTVGGGAKKRLVAPSLSLTLSRRDSHDPSNDGFSAAALSATPDDTPSLDINLEALETPSDSETGTLPDSSHELEWDDDLPRMGRGGAVGVARSPVEPTEGLMGLDQVDSKGRRWRRFCISGHEYHVNMSVLEPYLQVLSHGGYYGDGMNAIILFTSCYLPENTVEDYDYVMDNLFRYIVGTLDLMVSENYLLVYLCAMAPRNKLPAIKWLHQCYTSIDRRLKKDLKGLLVVHPAWYIRALITVVKPFISDKFSRKIRFVQSLQQLSELIPTDRLQIPDAIRQFDEKLNR, from the exons ATGAGCGGGCACACGGACAG GGCTCCTGTAGGAGCCTCGGACCCCAACATCCAGGACATGGAGCTGAGGGAGGAGTGGCAGGACGACGGCTTCCCCAg ACCTCTCCCAGAGGATTGTGGGAGtccagaggaggcagagagtcCGTCAGCAG CCCCACCAACCAGCCTCGCCCTCTCAGGTACGGTCGGGGGCGGGGCTAAGAAGCGCCTAGTGGCCCCGTCTCTCAGCCTCACTCTGAGCCGCAGAGACTCTCACGACCCGAGCAACGACGGCTTCTCTGCCGCCGCTCTGTCGGCGACGCCGGACGACACGCCGTCACTGGACATCAACCTGGAGGCTCTGGAGACGCCGTCGGACAGCGAGACGGGAACGCTGCCGGACAGCAGCCACGAGCTGGAGTGGGACG ACGACCTCCCCCGGATGGGGAGGGGCGGGGCGGTGGGCGTGGCCAGGAGCCCGGTGGAGCCAACAGAGGGGCTGATGGGTCTGGACCAGGTGGACAGTAAGGGACGCCGCTGGAGGAGGTTCTGCATCTCCGGACATGAGTACCACGTCAACATGAGCGTCCTGGAGCCATACCTGCAGGTCCTGTCCCacggag GTTACTATGGAGATGGGATGAATGCCATCATCCTGTTCACTTCCTGTTACCTGCCGGAGAACACGGTGGAGGACTATGATTACGTCATGGACAACCTGTTCAG GTACATCGTGGGGACGTTGGACCTGATGGTCTCAGAGAACTACCTGCTGGTCTACCTGTGTGCCATGGCTCCCAGAAACAAGCTGCCCGCCATCAAATGGCTGCACCAGTGCTACACCTCCATCGACAGGAG GTTGAAGAAGGACCTGAAGGGGCTGCTGGTCGTCCATCCTGCCTGGTACATCAGAGCCCTGATCACCGTGGTCAAACCCTTCATCAG tgacaaGTTCAGCAGGAAGATCCGGTTTGTTCAGAGTCTGCAGCAGCTTTCTGAGCTCATCCCCACAGACAGACTACAGATCCCAGACGCCATACGCCA GTTCGATGAGAAGCTGAACAGATGA
- the prune gene encoding exopolyphosphatase PRUNE1 isoform X1: MTFYPPHNRQSCGQINVKVNSDQPGPQFHVVMGNEACDVDSMVSALAFAYFLSKTVHSEMLALPLLNIHQSDLLLRSDNLFLLRQTGLSPDLLLFRDQLDLRALHRAGRLQLTLVDHNVLPSSDSDLEGAVVEVIDHHLLEREPSPSCPVTVETVGSCATLVTERIVQKAPQILDQQLAQLLYAAVVLDCVNMAPAAGKVTPKDSQYAAMLETRFPALPPRGALFQALQNAKFDVSGLNTQQMLLKDMKAVSGSLNVAVSVLYITLEEFLQRAELEAELSGFCQKFGFDLLLLMTISFTESKEPIRELAVFSHSATCREQVSQYLEQARNPALNLCPISSPHPHIIAYQQGNTLASRKKLLPIIKDFLKEQDGDGCQGDAEEEESQVPPTPMNSLVEGCPLDDGLPHISAQDLEEKVSKMAARGGN, translated from the exons ATGACCTTTTACCCGCCTCACAACCGACAGTCATGCGGTCAGATTAACGTTAAG GTGAACTCAGACCAGCCTGGACCACAGTTCCATGTTGTCATGGGGAACGAGGCCTGTGATGTGGACTCCATGGTCTCTGCTCTGGCCTTCGCCTACTTCCTGTCTAAG actgtgCACAGTGAGATGCTCGCTCTCCCTCTGTTGAACATCCATCAGTCAGACCTGCTGCTGCGCTCAGACAACCTGTTCCTGCTGCGACAGACCGGTTTGTCTCCAGACCTGCTCCTGTTCAGGGACCAGCTGGACCTGAGAGCCCTGCACAGAGCCGGCCGCCTGCAGCTGACACTGGTCGACCACAACGTCCTGCCCAG TTCAGACAGTGACCTGGAGGGGGCAGTGGTGGAGGTGATCGACCATCACCTGTTGGAGAGAGAGCCCTCCCCCTCCTGTCCTGTTACTGTGGAGACGGTGGGATCCTGTGCTACCTTGGTGACGGAGCGCATCGTCCAGAAAGCTCCACAGATCCTGGACCAGCAGCTCGCTCAGCTGCTCTACg cggCGGTGGTGTTGGACTGTGTGAACATGGCTCCTGCTGCAGGGAAAGTGACACCCAAAGACAGTCAGTACGCCGCCATGTTGGAGACGCGTTTCCCCGCTCTGCCACCGAGGGGCGCTCTGTTCCAGGCGCTGCAGAACGCCAAGTTTGATGTCTCAG GTCTGAACACTCAACAGATGCTGTTGAAGGACATGAAAGCTGTTTCAGGAAGTCTGAACGTCGCTGTCTCTGTTCTCTACATCACACTGGAG gagtTCCTGCAGAGGGCGGAGCTGGAGGCGGAGCTCTCAGGTTTCTGTCAGAAGTTTGGATTtgatttgctgctgctgatgaccATCTCCTTCACTGAGAGCAaagagccaatcagagagctcgCTGTGTTCAGCCACAGCGCCACCTGCAGGGAGCAG GTGAGCCAGTACCTGGAACAGGCCCGTAACCCCGCCCTCAACCTCTGTCCAATCAGCAGCCCCCATCCTCACATCATAGCCTATCAGCAAG GAAACACGTTGGCGTCTCGTAAGAAGCTCCTCCCCATCATTAAGGATTTCCTGAAGGAGCAGGACGGAGACGGTTGCCAGGGAGatgcggaggaggaggagtctcAGGTCCCTCCCACCCCCATGAACAGTCTGGTGGAGGGCTGTCCTCTGGACGACGGTCTGCCGCACATCAGCGCTCAGGACCTGGAGGAGAAGGTCAGCAAGATGGCCGCCAGAGGAGGgaactga